CGGGGTCGAGGTTCCAGAAGCGGAAGGTGCCGTCCCAGCTGCCGCTGGCCAGTGTCTTTCCGTCTGGTGTGTAGGCCAGGCCGCCGAAGGATTGGGCATGGCCGGTGAGGATGACGGGCTGGCCGCCACCGGGGATCCTCCACAGCCGGATCGTCTGGTCGTCCGCAGCGCTGGCCAGTTGGGTGCCGTCGGGGCTGAAAGCCAGGACGCGCGGGATGCCGGTGTGGCCGACGAGCGTGGTCAGGGGGCGCACGCGCACTGTGCCGGGTGCGTTGGGTACCGCCCCGGTGCCTAGTCGCCAGACGTGGATGGTGCGGTCCGTGAAGGCCGCGGCGAGGAGTTTGGCGGTGCCGTCGAAGGCAAGGGCCCAGACCTCCTGAGCCGGCAGGGAGCCTAGCGGGTGTCCGTCGAGGTCCCATAGGCAGACTGCCGCGGCGGTGGCCGAATAGGTGGCGATGACGCCGTTGGGGCTCACGGCCACCGGCCGTCCGCCGCCCGAGTGGGCCGGGAGCTGGACGCGCTGTTTCCCCGTCGACACGTCCCAGACGCGTGCGACGTCGTCGTCGCCGATCGTGACAGCGAGGCTGGAGCCGGTGTCGAAGGCCACCGCTCGGGCCCAACGCGTCGTGGGCATGTGGAGCGTGGTGCGATGGTGTCGGGCGATGTCGTACAGGAACGCGTTGTGGCAGTCGCCGGTGATCCCCAGGGTGTTGCCGTCCGGGGCGAAGGCGAGTCTCCACACAGGGCACGCATCCGGGAGGTGGAAGGAGTCGAGGCGCTTGCCGGTGGTGCGGCGCCAGATCTGCACGTGGGCGTCGGAGTCCCCCGTGGCGAGGAGTCGGCCGTCGGGGCTCATCGCCGCACCCCGCAGGGAGGCGATGGGGCGGGTCATGAGCATGCGGTCGGAGATGTCCCACAGGACGGCGCTGCCGTCGCTGCTGACGCTCGCCAGTTGCCTGCCGTCCGCTGTGAAGGCCACGCCGTTGACGTGGCCGGTGTGTCCGGTGAGCCGGTCCACCGGTGAGCCGGACTTGGCGTTCCACAGGCCGACGGTCTGGTCGTAGCTGGCGGTGGCGAGCATGCTGCCGTCGGGACTGAACTTGACGTCGAACACCGCGTCGGAGTGGGCAATCGGCTTGCGCAGGGGCCGTACGGTTCCCGAGGCGACGTCCCACAGGCCGACGGTGAAGTCATCGCTGGACGTGGCCAGCGTGCGGCCGTCCGGGCTGAACGCCACGTGAATGACCGCGGCATGGTGGAGCCCGTCCAGAACATGCAGTTGCTCGCCGTCATCGCGTCGCCAGATGCGCGCGGTGCGGTCGCGGCCGGAGCCCGCGATCAGCTTTCCGTCCTGGCTGACGGCCACGCCCAGGGCTTCACCGGCCAGTCCGTGCAGGGTTGCGGCCTGGTTGCCGGTGGCGGGGTCCCAGAGGCGGACCGTCCCGTCTTGGCACGCTCCGGCGAGCACGGTGCCGTCGTCGCTGAGTACCAGGGAGTTGACGACCACTGAGCTGGTGTCGATGCGGCGGACATGACGCGGGGCGGCCGGGTCGGTCAGATCCCATTCGTCGATCCCGCCTGTTGTGGAGGGGGCGGAGAACAGACGGTGCCCGTGCGGTGTGAAGGCGAGGGGTCCGACGCCGTTCTGGTCGATGGCGGGCAGGTGCTGTCGGCTGCGGCGGTCGAACAGGTCGATGCCGCCGCGGGCATCGGGGTCGGCGACCGCGAGGAGTGGTCCCCGCGGATCCAGCGCGATGGCGGTCAGGCGGCCGTGGTGGGCCGTCAGCCTGCCTTCGAAGCGGGAGCCGGAGGTGGACAGCAGCGCGCTGAGCGCGTCCGGGTTGCGGTGGTCCTGCTTGTAGGCGGAGGCGGCCAGGAGCATGCCGAGATCGGGTCGGCCCGCCGCGACCGTGCCGGCCTGGTTGGCAAGCGCCGCTGCTGTGGCCGCCCGGGAGTTCCGCTTGGCCTCCAGGGACATTGAAGACGCGATACCGAAGGCGATCAGGGCGAGTGTCGCGAGGACGGCCAGGCCGGCCACCAGCCCGCGCAGCACGCGGATCCGGCGCCGCTCCGCGCACCGCGCGGCTTCCTCGGCACCCACCGAAGCGGCGAGGAACTCGGCACCGGTCCGGCTCAGGCCGAACCGCTCGCCGTCGACGTCGGCCCAAGTGCGGGCGAGCGCCAGCCGGGTGCCCCGGTAGAGCAGGGCCGGATCGCGGTCCTCAGCCGCCCAGGTTTCGGCGTCCTGTTCCAGTCGCTGGTGCGTGACCAGGCCGGAGCGGTCCTGTCTGATCCACTCGCGCAGCCGGGGCCACGCGCTCAGCAGGGCCTCGTGAGTGAGTTCGACGGTGTCGGTGGTCAAGGTGAGCAGCCGGGCGGCGGCGAAGCCGTCCAGGAGACGCTGCACCGAGGCGCTGTCGGGCAGCGCGGCGAGCAGTTCGGCTCGGGTGACCCGTCGTCGGGCGTCCTGGATGTCCGGGCCGACCCGGACCAGGCGGATCAGCACCTGGCGTGCGAGGTCGTGGTCGGCCGGGTCAATTGCGGCCCAGGCGCGTTCCGCGGCCTGGGCGACGGATCCGTGCAGGCCGCCGGTCAATCGGTATCCCTCCAGGGTGAGCCGGCGGCCGGAGCGCTGCTGCCAGGTGGCCAGCAACACGTGCGAGAGCAGCGGCAGCGCGCTCGGCTCGTGTCCCACCCCGTCCTCACCGGCTCGGTCCGGCAGCCCGAGATCTCTCAGGAGCACCTCGAACAGGCCCTCTTCCAGCTGCAGCCCCGCCGCCTCGGCGGGCTTGCGGATGGCCCGGGTGAGTTGAGGGGACGTCATCTGCGGCAGGACGAGCTGGTGCCTGCGGACCGGGGCCAGGAGGTGCGGATGGTCCAGACAGTGCTGGTAGAAGTCGGCCCGTACGCCGAGGACGGCGATCACGAGCGGGCCTCCCCCGCCGGTGGTGGGGGAGGTGACGGCCCGCAGCGCGCCGAGGAAAAGGTCGCTCCGGTGCCGATCGGTGACCAGGGTGAAGAGTTCTTCGAACTGATCGATGACCAGCATGAGTCTGTTTCCGTCCGGCAGGTGCCGGCGAAGCACGGCACCGAACGCGTCGGGTCCTTCTCCGGCCGCCGCCTGAAGCACCTCTAGGGGGCAGCTCAGCGTCCTGCAGAGCGCATGGACCAGCGCCGTGACGGGATCCGCGGTCGGGGTGAGCACCGCCACCGGCCACTTCTCGGAGCCGGGCAACGCACCGCTCGCCAGTGCGGGCAGCAGGCCCGCCCTCAGCAGCGACGACTTCCCGGCACCCGACGCACCGAACAGGATCAGCAGGCCGTCCCCGTCGAGGCAGCGGCTGAGTTCACCGATCAACAAGGCGGTGTCCTGCTCCCGACCGAAAAACCATCCCGCGTCCTCGGTCCGATAGGCGGCCAGTCCCCGGTACGGGCAGGGAACCTGAGGCGAGTCCTCCACCTCGCCAGCTCCATCGCCGCAGGCAGGAGAGTCGGTCGCCGCTCGCCACCGTGCACGCCAGTCCGCCAGGTCGTAGAGGCCCGGCACGGCGGGACGCGACCTCGCCCTGCGGGCTTCGCCGATCAGAACCACCAGCACGGCGGCCAGCGGCTCGAACCGCGCGGGCACGGCGCGCCCGCCGCGCCAGTCGCTGATCCTTTGGGCCGGCACCCGGATCGGACGGCCGTCGCCGCCGGCCCGCTGGGCACGGGCGACCGAAGCGGACACGCTCCGCAGGAGGGGATTGCCCGCCTCCCGGTAAAGCAGGTCGAAGCGCTCGGCGAAGGCGCGGCGCGGTGCGGGGACCCCGGGCCCGTTGGTCATGCCCCCAGTCTCCGAGCCCGACGTGCGACCCACCGACCGTCCTGTCTGCATCGGCCCGAGCCTCGTACCCCGTGACCTGTGCAGAGGCGCGGCGGACCACTGCCGCGAGATCACCCGAAAGGGATCACGCTCCGGACCGGAGCCGGAACGGAAAGCCGCCCCACCCCACATGACCTGCGGTTTCCCAGAAGTGCCGGGCTCTGCGGCTAGGTCGGCGGCGGTCGGCGGCGCCAGCGTGGGGCCCGGCCGGATCCGCCGGCCGCACTTGACCGAGGAGAAAGCCCGTGAACCGTTCCCACCGCTGGTTCGCCGCCGCGCTCGCGGCGACCGCCGCGTTCGGCTCGCTCACGCTGACCGGACCGGCGCACGCGACGGCACCGCACGCACGCACCACCAGCACGAGCGTGGCTCCGAGCATCACCCGGCACGACGAGATCGAACGGGCGAAGACCTGGCTGACCGCCGACAACGGCAAGCCGGTCCCCTACAGCCAGGAGCGCAACTGGACCGACGGCTACCGCCAGGACTGCTCCGGCTACGCCTCCATGGCGCTCGGCCTGCCCAAGCCGGGCCCCAACACCATCGCCCTGAAGAACGACGGCTGGACGACCCCGATCCCCATGTCCGCGCTCAACCAGGGCGACCTGATCATCAAGGCCGACAGCGACTCCTCCAGGTTCCGCCACGTCGTGATCTTCGACCACTGGGCCGACGCCGACCACACCACGTACTGGGCCTACGAGCAGGCCGGCGGCGTCAGCACCCAGTACACGACCCACAACTACGGCCTGACCGCGGGGGACGGCTACCACGCCGCCACCCCACGAACCTCGCCGACTGACCACGCCCAGGCAAACGCCGGCACAAGCACCCAACGCCCGTCCACCAAGGAGTTGATCAACCATGCGCAAGATCTCCCGCGGCATCATCGCCGCCGCCCTCACCGCCTCCGCGTTCCTCGCCGTCCCCACGATGAGCGGTGCCCACGCCGCCACCAAGGCCCCGGCCGCACCCGCCGGCGACTGCCACCTGACCGCCGACACCCCCACCTACGCCAACCACACCATCACCGGCTACGGCGGGCGCTGGGACTGCAGCTCGGACGCCACCATCATCGTCAAGCTCATGGAAAGGCACGACTTCCGACGGGACCGCGTCCTGGACCAGCAGAGGGGCTCCGGGCGCCAGATCGACCTGCACCCGAGCTACGGCTGTGAGCCGGACAGCCAGTACCGGGTCTACTCAGAGACCGACGGGCCCGGCGACGTCAAGGTGCAAAGCCCCGAAGTCACCTACCGCTGCCAGTGACCTCGCCGCGCACCTAGCCAGGCGCGCCGGGTGGCCCAGGGAGTCCAGCTCCCTGGGCCACCCGGCTCAGCCATGACAGGAGACGTTCGCCCGGCCGCGGTGGGGACCGCCGTCCAACGCGCTGCCGGGTCAGTTCTCTTCGTACAGGGCGCGGTATTCGAGGGTGTCTTCCGCGGTGACGATCTCGGCCAGGCGTTCGAACTCCGCGTAGTCCTCGTCGGTCATAATGGCGACGGCGTCGTCGACCACGGATCCCTTGGGGAGCTTGGCGAAGTACTTCATGAGCAGGTCGACGAAGGCGTCCTGCATTTCGTCGAGTTCACGCTGCCATTCGGCTTCGAGCTGTATCTGCGCCTTCGCGGCAGCCTTTTCCTCCGGGGTGAAGGTGACCAGCAGGTCGCGCTCAGCGCGGGTGAACGGACGTCCGTCGCGGTGGTAGGGGCGCGTCCGGATGTCGGGGTGGCTGAAGTCCACCTGGGTGATGAGGAGGACGACTTCGGGGCGAACGGAGGAGTGGGGCACGGGTGATTCCTTGTGTGGTGTCGTGAGATGGGTTTGTGCTGGTGACCGGCGCAGGGGAAGTGCACTGGCTGGTGGTGCTCGAGGCATGAAGTGCGGGTGCCTTGACCGGGACGGTGTGGGCTGTGAGGGCAAGGGCCCTCGCGGTGGGGTGTTTGCCGGACGCAGGCCGGCGGCGGGTGCGACGCGCTCTCGACCGAGGTGGGGACGACGCCGCCAAGAGCCTGGTGTGGGGTTTCTGGACACCAAATGCTCCGGAGGATCCCCGGTTTCGGTAACCGGGGATCGTCGGCTAGCTTCCGCCTGCGCTGGTCCGGTCAGCGCCGACGGGCGGTGCCGTTCATGGGCCGGTTCGCGGGTTGTGCGGCGGGCGTCGGGGATGTGGCGCGGTGCTTGTCTGGGGTGGTTGTGTCCTGGGGGAGTCTGGGGCGGCGGGCAGGTGGGCGCTGCGGCGCAGGCGCCATACGAGGACGTCGCTGATGGAGCTGGCGGTGTCGAGTTCTCGCCGTTGTGTGGCTTCGGTGAGCAGGGTGGCCGGGTTGTGGCCGGCGTCCTGGGCGTCGGCGAGGGTGGCGGCCAGGGCGGGCCAGCCGGGTTCGGCCAGGATCTGTTCGGCCAGGTCGGGGACTGCGTGACGCAGCATGGCCGCCTGCCGGTGCCGCAGGGACGGGGGCATGCGGCAGCCTCGCTGCCGGAGCACGTCCATGGGGTGGGCTGCGGCGGCCTGGTAGGCGGCGCGGAGGTGTTCGGCCGTCTGGCGGGCGGCCTTCGCCTGCTGGGCATGGTGCCTCTTGGCATGCCAGTTCGCCGCGGCGATGGCGAGGAAGAAGGCCATGTCGATGAGCATGGCGGTGGTGGCGCCGTCCTCGCCGCGGCCGAGGGCGGGCCCGCTGCGGATGAGGTCGCGGGCGGCCTGGCGCAGGGCGCGGTCGTGCCCGCGTACGGCCTTGATGTGGGAGCGGGTGGCCCGCTCGAACGCGAAGGCCGCCTCGCGTAGTTCGGTGCGGGTGTGGGCGGCGGAGGTCTTGGCGAGCGCGTCCAGGATCTCCCCTGCGGCGGCGATCTGGGCCGCTGCAATGCTGTCGTCTCCGTGGTCGGTGATCAGCAGGGCCTGCCATGTGGCGGCGCTGGCCCGTCGCCGGGCGAACGCGGGACCGGTCACCGACGGCAGGGCGGACTGCTGCTCCGGCCGGGAGCTATCTACAGCGGCGGCGGCATCTGTGGGGAGGGTCCAGCGTTCGCGGATGCGGGGCAGGGACAGGTCGGGGGCGAGTTTGGACCCGGAGAAGAAGACGGGCTCGCCGTCCTTGTTGCGGTCTCCGGGGAGGGCGACGGTGTAGCCGAGGCGGTCTCCCGACGGGGCGATCCGCTGGCGTATGAGGAGTCCGGCCGAGGCGAGTCGGTCGAAGAACTCCTCTTCGCTGTGGGCGCCGGCTGCCGCCTGGCGGACGGTTTCGCGGAGCTGCTCGCGCGGGGTGCGCTG
Above is a genomic segment from Streptomyces fodineus containing:
- a CDS encoding relaxase/mobilization nuclease domain-containing protein, which encodes MIPSIHKRGSETIGLLRYLYGPGTDEEHIDPHLVAAFDPLTPDPGRDPEATFGQLQRLLDQPVNALPANRRPKKHVWHLSVRAAPEDPILSDEDWAAIARRMVAATGIAPDGDDAACRWAAVRHADDHVHIIATLVRDDGRRPRLHNEARRAQAECRRIEADYNLRRVASGDGTAAKRPTSAERHKADRQGQQRTPREQLRETVRQAAAGAHSEEEFFDRLASAGLLIRQRIAPSGDRLGYTVALPGDRNKDGEPVFFSGSKLAPDLSLPRIRERWTLPTDAAAAVDSSRPEQQSALPSVTGPAFARRRASAATWQALLITDHGDDSIAAAQIAAAGEILDALAKTSAAHTRTELREAAFAFERATRSHIKAVRGHDRALRQAARDLIRSGPALGRGEDGATTAMLIDMAFFLAIAAANWHAKRHHAQQAKAARQTAEHLRAAYQAAAAHPMDVLRQRGCRMPPSLRHRQAAMLRHAVPDLAEQILAEPGWPALAATLADAQDAGHNPATLLTEATQRRELDTASSISDVLVWRLRRSAHLPAAPDSPRTQPPQTSTAPHPRRPPHNPRTGP
- a CDS encoding WD40 repeat domain-containing protein; the protein is MTNGPGVPAPRRAFAERFDLLYREAGNPLLRSVSASVARAQRAGGDGRPIRVPAQRISDWRGGRAVPARFEPLAAVLVVLIGEARRARSRPAVPGLYDLADWRARWRAATDSPACGDGAGEVEDSPQVPCPYRGLAAYRTEDAGWFFGREQDTALLIGELSRCLDGDGLLILFGASGAGKSSLLRAGLLPALASGALPGSEKWPVAVLTPTADPVTALVHALCRTLSCPLEVLQAAAGEGPDAFGAVLRRHLPDGNRLMLVIDQFEELFTLVTDRHRSDLFLGALRAVTSPTTGGGGPLVIAVLGVRADFYQHCLDHPHLLAPVRRHQLVLPQMTSPQLTRAIRKPAEAAGLQLEEGLFEVLLRDLGLPDRAGEDGVGHEPSALPLLSHVLLATWQQRSGRRLTLEGYRLTGGLHGSVAQAAERAWAAIDPADHDLARQVLIRLVRVGPDIQDARRRVTRAELLAALPDSASVQRLLDGFAAARLLTLTTDTVELTHEALLSAWPRLREWIRQDRSGLVTHQRLEQDAETWAAEDRDPALLYRGTRLALARTWADVDGERFGLSRTGAEFLAASVGAEEAARCAERRRIRVLRGLVAGLAVLATLALIAFGIASSMSLEAKRNSRAATAAALANQAGTVAAGRPDLGMLLAASAYKQDHRNPDALSALLSTSGSRFEGRLTAHHGRLTAIALDPRGPLLAVADPDARGGIDLFDRRSRQHLPAIDQNGVGPLAFTPHGHRLFSAPSTTGGIDEWDLTDPAAPRHVRRIDTSSVVVNSLVLSDDGTVLAGACQDGTVRLWDPATGNQAATLHGLAGEALGVAVSQDGKLIAGSGRDRTARIWRRDDGEQLHVLDGLHHAAVIHVAFSPDGRTLATSSDDFTVGLWDVASGTVRPLRKPIAHSDAVFDVKFSPDGSMLATASYDQTVGLWNAKSGSPVDRLTGHTGHVNGVAFTADGRQLASVSSDGSAVLWDISDRMLMTRPIASLRGAAMSPDGRLLATGDSDAHVQIWRRTTGKRLDSFHLPDACPVWRLAFAPDGNTLGITGDCHNAFLYDIARHHRTTLHMPTTRWARAVAFDTGSSLAVTIGDDDVARVWDVSTGKQRVQLPAHSGGGRPVAVSPNGVIATYSATAAAVCLWDLDGHPLGSLPAQEVWALAFDGTAKLLAAAFTDRTIHVWRLGTGAVPNAPGTVRVRPLTTLVGHTGIPRVLAFSPDGTQLASAADDQTIRLWRIPGGGQPVILTGHAQSFGGLAYTPDGKTLASGSWDGTFRFWNLDPEADLRRACALATRLTPNEWAQLVSVTYVRACR